gaaataaaataattgtaacgacctgtttagtcgttttgagcagcagacggaacgtcatgggcacgacggaccgtcgagggtgtctcgtcccaaaacacttagaaattctgaaatttgggtgctgaaatcgactctctgaactttgtaacgaaatggcaggacggaccgtcacaggtgtgacggaccgtcacagacccttggtggaaatttgggtctctgaactttgcgacgacctgcaggacggaccgtcgcaggcacgacggtccgtcacaggttgcgcaatcccagtccgggtcggatttcttgatacgttttaagggacgtttttgactattcttggcttaattataaagttagtgggttaatgttaataagtctaattacttgggggttaaaagaggtaaccttaagttaactagtggggcattattgccatcttttatccttaattatatactaattagggtaaaagaaagagggtttgaataaagaaaatagaaagaacaagagaaagagagagaaagttgaacgagaaagaggagagacgaagaggacacaaagctttgggaatttgcttgcttgatttctaatcttcggtggaggtaggttatggttttcatgctttcatagtaaactcttaatagagaatgatatgtattggtagtattgtaaatcctgctatgtgcttaattgtatgcatgcatgaacgtgattatataattgtgattatattaagcatgatgaagttactgaatcccaaatcttgataaaaacctaatctctttttaatgatgatgccttggtaagggagaaggcttgatgaactaaagtaatgagattgatgatgccttggtaagaaagaaggcttgatgaattgatggaaggatatttaggggatcgggtgtcacgaaccgacacgtagaattaggggatcgggtgtcacgaaccgacacgcagaattaggggatcgagtgtcacgaaccgacacgtagaattaggggatcgggtgtcacgaaccgacacgtagaattaggggatcgggtgtcacgaaccgacacgtagatttaggggattgggtgtcacgaaccgacacgtagatttaggggatcggagtgtcacgtgccaacacaagaggattaatgaatatgagggatcagagtgtcacgtaccgacacaagaggattaatgaatatgagggagcggagtgtcacgtaccgacacaagagaaataaagataatgaatcttgaaagatgttaatatactcaatctaataaacataattcccaaatgagtatggcattgaggcttgagtcctcgtgcgtaaacttgacggtaattgttaatgatatagtacttgttgttgctacatgttgagtatcatggttgattttatgatattattggtatatattgattttctattttgagttggccgatgatatctactcagtacccgtgttttgtactgacccctacttttatgttctcttcttgtttatttgtggagtgcagcaaacgtgccatcgtcctcaactcaacagtaattcaagccagtcttactacatcggaaattcagggtgagctaatgcttctagcttggactggatcttcttcttcaagtctcgatgccttgaacttccggcatggactagcttcttatgtatttttagcttttagaatactcatagtttagtcgtttgatcgtagatgttcttgtgatgatgacttccagattttggggaataatagatgttgaattttagaagttaatgaattggtctttatttaatgagtttaagtcttccgcattactttctgttgatattatattgaaatgttaaggttagattggttggttcgctcacatagaagggtaagtgtgagtgccagtcgcaacccggtttgggtcgtgacaaacttggtatcagagcattaggttcgttggtctcatcacacaagaacgagtctagtagagtcttaaggaacggtagggggacgcctttacttttctttgagaggctataagactttaggaaaattccattctttctttctttctttcgtgctattacttggatccaattggtatctaggtgatacaaattggtatctgaccatcttcactctatttcgcagatggttagaactagagcaacgactacgccaacaccaacaccagcaccggcgggacagggtgcgtctgagcaagccactggggctgtagctcgaggaagagcaacggcaagaggccgtggtagaggtcgtgggaggacgtcctctaggggaagaggacgagcacctagcccatctgatactagggcagtgactcctccaccgactgaggaagtaataagagaaggggaggatgaggaaactgaacaagtgcagaatgagggattgccaccccaacctaccccagagatgatcaatcaggttctcgcctatctcagtgggttgtctgatcaaggtcaggcacctccagtgttttctgcgccaacacctccggtttcagaagtacaacatgcagccactatggctcctcgtatggatgcctcattggacataggcacatttccacgtctgactactgggcctataatgacaaatgatcagcataaacttttcagtaagttcttgaaattgaaacctccggtctttaagggtgctgaatcggaggatgcttatgattttctggttgactgtcacgagctactacacaagatgggtatagtagaacggtttggtgtggagtttgtgactttttcagtttcaagggaacgccaacatgtggtggcggtcacatattgagtgtcaaccaatagaggcaccacctatgacttgggcctcattctctagcttgtttatggagaagtatatcccccgaactttgagggataggaaaagggatgagttcttgagcctagagcaaggtaggatgtcggtcaatgcatatgaggctatgtttcgtgcattatcccggtatgccacccaactatgtttcagtccacaagagcggattcgccgttttgtgaaggggttgaggtcagagttgcggatttcagccttacaggtagcggctacggcaaaatccttccaagaggtggtagacttcgtgatagaggtggaaggagtgaagccagatgacttcaccacgacatcgacatcaaaaaggtttcgaaagggaggagagtttaatggttcttactctagaggacaaggttccggaggttactcagttcgacccattcagtcttcactacagactgtagttgggggtccacctcagaccggtcaacacttctctgagagacatatgcttgactccagagagtgttatgggtgtggggagactgggcatattaggaggaattgtccaaaacagagttatagacccccaatggctcgaggtaatggtggtcaccaaaacggccgaggtgatgggcaaactggagccactacatcacaacatggtaggggcaacggacagacgaacgatagggcccattgttacgcttttcctgggcggtctgaagcggaggcatctgatgctgtcatcacagataatcttctggtttgtgattgcatggcttctgtattgtttgatcctggatccacattttcttatgtatcttcctcatttgctaatggtctaaatttacattgtgaattacttgatatgcctattcgtgtttctactccggtgggtgagtctgtggtagttgaaaaggtgtataggttttgtttggtgaactttgtggggagcaacacttatgtagatttggttatcttggaaatggatgattttgatgtaattctgggcatgacttggctttctccaaattttgcaatcttggattgtaatgctaaaatcgtgacgttagccaagcctgggacagatccgttagtttgggagggtgactacacttccaatccggtgcgtatcatctcttttcttcgtgctaagaaaatggatagtaaagggtgtttagctttcttggcacatctcaaggatgacactacccaagtaccctcgattgagtcggtttcggtggtccgtgagtttctggatgtgttccctgcagatcttcctggtatgccaccagatagggatattgatttttgtattgacctttaaccgggtactcgccccattactatacccccttatagaatggctcccgcgaagttaagagagttaaaagcccaactgcaagagttgttaaacaaagactttattagaccaagtgcatctccttggggtgctccggttttgtttgtaaagaagaagggtgggagttttcgaatgtgtatagactacagacaactaaacaaggtaaccataaagaacaagtatcctcttccccgcattgatgacttgttcgatcagttacaaggtgcttgtgtcttctctaagattgacttgagatccggttatcatcaattgaaaatacgggcaacggatgtgccaaagactgcttttcgaacgaggtatgggcattacgaatttgtagtgatgtcttttggtcttacgaatgcccctgctgcgttcatgagcttgatgaacgggatttttaagccatatttggacctcttcgtgatcgtatttattgatgatatattggtatactcaaagagcaagaaggaacatgaagagcatttgagaatggtattggaaatgttgagggagaaaaagctttatgccaagttctctaagtgtgagttttggctagatgttgtgtccttcttggggcacgtggtttctaaggatggagtgatggtggatccttctaagattgagacagcgaagaattgggtaagacctactaatgtgtgagaaataaggagctttgttgggttagctagctactaccgtcgatttgtcaagggattctcttctattgcttcccaattgacgaacttgactaagcagaatgttccatttgtatggtcggacgaatgtgaggaaagctttcagaagctcaagactttgttgactaccgcacctatccttaccttgccagtagagggtaagaacttcattgtttattgtgatgcatcctattctggtttgggtgcagtactaatgcaagagaagagtgtgattgcttatgcttcaaggcaactaaaggtgcatgaacgtaactatacgacccatgattttgaattggctgcggtggtgtttgcattaaagcaatggagacactatttatatggggttaagtgtgagatctatacggatcatcgtagcctacagtatgtctttactcagaaagatttgaacttgagacagaggagatggatggaactactgaaggactacgacatcactattttgtatcatccggggaaggcgaatgttgcagcggatgctttaagtagaaaggtgggaagcatgggaagtctagctcacttgcaagcttctagacgcccattggctagagaggttcagactctagctaatgacttgatgagattagaagtaaatgagaagggaggattgttggctagtgtggagtcaagatcttcttttcttgacaaaattaagggaaaacagtttgatgatgagaaactaaggcgaatccgagataaagtattgcgaggggaggctaatgaagcacaaatcgatgaggaaggtgttttgagaatcaagggaagggtatgtgtaccccgcgtcgatgattagATCAACACCTAttttgacagaggctcatagttcacggtattctatacatccgggtgcaaccaagatgtatcgtgacctaaaacaacacttttggtggagtagaatgaagcgtgatattgttgactttattgccaagtgtccaaactatcaacaagtaaagtatgaacaccaaaggcccggaggaacacttcagagaat
The DNA window shown above is from Solanum lycopersicum chromosome 11, SLM_r2.1 and carries:
- the LOC101261775 gene encoding uncharacterized protein isoform X1; translation: MWWRSHIECQPIEAPPMTWASFSSLFMEKYIPRTLRDRKRDEFLSLEQGRMSVNAYEAMFRALSRYATQLCFSPQERIRRFVKGLRSELRISALQVAATAKSFQEVVDFVIEVEGVKPDDFTTTSTSKRFRKGGEFNGSYSRGQGSGGYSVRPIQSSLQTVVGGPPQTGQHFSERHMLDSRECYGCGETGHIRRNCPKQSYRPPMARGNGGHQNGRGDGQTGATTSQHGRGNGQTNDRAHCYAFPGRSEAEASDAVITDNLLVCDCMASVLFDPGSTFSYVSSSFANGLNLHCELLDMPIRVSTPVGESVVVEKVYRFCLVNFVGSNTYVDLVILEMDDFDVILGMTWLSPNFAILDCNAKIVTLAKPGTDPLVWEGDYTSNPVRIISFLRAKKMDSKGCLAFLAHLKDDTTQVPSIESVSVVREFLDVFPADLPGMPPDRDIDFCIDL
- the LOC101261775 gene encoding uncharacterized protein isoform X2, with translation MWWRSHIECQPIEAPPMTWASFSSLFMEKYIPRTLRDRKRDEFLSLEQGRMSVNAYEAMFRALSRYATQLCFSPQERIRRFVKGLRSELRISALQVAATAKSFQEVVDFVIEVEGVKPDDFTTTSTSKRFRKGGEFNGSYSRGQGSGGYSVRPIQSSLQTVVGGPPQTGQHFSERHMLDSRECYGCGETGHIRRNCPKQSYRPPMARGNGGHQNGRGDGQTGATTSQHGRGNGQTNDRAHCYAFPGRSEAEASDAVITDNLLQTCHRPQLNSNSSQSYYIGNSG
- the LOC101261775 gene encoding uncharacterized protein isoform X3, whose protein sequence is MVRTRATTTPTPTPAPAGQGASEQATGAVARGRATARGRGRGRGRTSSRGRGRAPSPSDTRAVTPPPTEEVIREGEDEETEQVQNEGLPPQPTPEMINQVLAYLSGLSDQGQAPPVFSAPTPPVSEVQHAATMAPRMDASLDIGTFPRLTTGPIMTNDQHKLFTNVPSSSTQQ